The window CACGGAGGAAGAGGGGAACATTCACTACGGATGAACAACCTATAAGTTCTCCATTCATGGAGAAAACACGCACCTTTCCTTCGGGAAAACAGCGGGGTTCCATCCAGCTATCAACCAGCTTCAAGTACAtcgcttggggaaaaaaagacccgGAAAGAAAAGCCTCCAACTCCAAGCCTCCACCACATTTTTCGTTATGCAGAATCATTAATTTGCCACGGTCAGCGTTCACCGTTCAAGTGACAGTTGCAGTCAAAACCTCTCAGCTGAACCTGAACCTGTGACCACCGATACACCAAGGAGCGCCGCCGCTAACTGCCTGCTCTGAATGGAAGGGAGTTACCCCGACCTTTCATTCCTTCACGGAGACACGGACGGGCACTCCCCATCCACaacacctgaaaaaaccccagggCAGTAGGGACGGCGGTTCAGAAAGGCTCAAGGAAAACAGCGGGAGAGCGCGGGCTTACAGACCTGCGGTGCGTCGGGGTCCGCGGGCGGCTCTCCCGCGCCgacgctgctgctggggctccgcTTCGCGCAGGGCTCCCCGCCGAGAAGCTCCTCCGCGGGCAGGCTGGGcagcggcggcgacggcggcggcagCCAAGCGCCCTCGGCgacggcgcggcccggcgccacGCACAGGTTGTAGGAGTAGGGCAAGGTGCCCTCGCAGAAGTCGGCCGGGAAGGCGGCGCCGGCCACGGAGAAGCGCTGCGCGCCCAGGCAGCGCAGgacggcgggcggcccggcccggcgcaccCGCGCCAGCACGGCCAGCGCCACGCTCAGCAGGAACAGAGCGGAGAGGAGCGCCAGCGCCAGCACCAGGTAGAACTGCAGCTCCGCCGGCgaggcggcgcccgccgcccgctcgctCAGCTCCGGCAGCGCCTCCTGCAAGCTCTCGGCCAGCACCACGTGCAGCGTGGCCGTGGCCGACAGCGCCGGCTGCCCGTggtccttcaccaccaccaccagccgcTGCTTCGCCGCGTCCCTCTCCGACACGGCCCGCGCCGTCCGCACCTCGCCGCTGTGCAGCCCCACGCGGAACAGCGCCGGCTCCGGCGCCTGCACCAGCTCGTACGACAGCCACGCGTTGCGCCCCGCGTCCGCGTCCACCGCCACCACCTTGGCCACCACGTACCCGGCCTCGGCCGACCGCGGCACCACCTCgaacggggccggggccgcggccgcggccggggccgctcccgcgcccgccgccgcacccgccgccggccACAGCACCCGCGGCGCGTTGTCGTTGCGGTCCAGCACGAAGACGCGCACCGTCGCCGTCGAGCTCCGCGCCGGCGCCCCGCCGTCCTGCGCCCGCACCGCCACCGCGAACTCGCGGCACTGCTCGTAGTCGAAGGAGCGCTGCGCGTAcaccgcgccgctccgcgcctccaCCGACACGTACGGCGCCaagcccgcgctgccgcccgccagcCAGTAGCTCACGCGCCCGTTGGCGCCCGCGTCCGCGTCCCGCGCGCGCACGCGCAGCACCGGCGCGCCCGCCGCGTTGTTCTCCGCCACGTAGGCGCTGTAGGCGGCCTCCTCGAAcaccggcgcgttgtcgttcacgtccgACACCTCCAGCACCAGCGCCGCGCGGCTGGAGAGCGCCGGGCTGCCCCGGTCCCTGGCCACCACCGTCACCCGGTGCTCGGGCGCCTGCTCCCGGTCCAGCGCGCTCGCCGTCACCACCTTGTACGAGCCGCCCGACGACGCCACCATCGACAGCGGCGCCTCGCCCGACAGCTCGCACGACACCTGACCGTTCTCCCCGGAGTCCCGGTCCCGCGCTTTCACCAGCGCCACCACCGTGCCGGTCGGCGCGTCCTCGGGCACCGGGCTCGATACCGACAACATCGTGATTTCGGGCGCGTTGTCGTTCTCGTCCGTGAGGTCTATCTGCACTTCGCAGTGACCGGTGAGCCCGCCACCGTCCCTGGCCTCCAGGCTCAGCCTGTAGTTACTCTTCTCCTCGAAATCGAGCGGCCCCGCCGTCCTGACCTCGCCGCTGTCGCTCTCCACACTGAACAACGCGCGGACGCCGTCCGGGACGTTGCCGAAGGAGTAGGAGACCCGCCCGTTGGAGCCCGCGTCCGCATCCGTGGCCTGCACCCGCAGCACCAGCGACCCCGCCGGCAGGTTCTCCCGCACTCGCGCCTCGTAGACGCTTTTACTGAACACGGGCGCATTGTCGTTGGCGTCCGTCACGTTCACCCGAATCTGCACAGTCCCGGACCTCACGGGGTCCCCGCCATCCGCCGCCGTCAGCACCAGCTCAAAGGAGCTCTGCTTCTCACGGTCCAACGCTCTCTCCAGCACTAATTCCGGCTGCTTGCTTCCACCCGCACTCTCCTTCACGGTCAGAGTGAAGGACGGGTTGCTAGTGAGCTCGTAAGTCAACAGCGAGTTGCTTCCCACGTCCGCGTCTCGGGCCATCTCCAGCGCAAAACGAGCACCAGGAGAAGTGAACTCGTTGATCTCGAGGTccagagcagccttgctgaaggCCGGGGAGTTGTCGTTCACGTCCTGGATGGCCACCTCGACGTGGAAAACGTTCAGCGGGTTCTGCACCAGCGCCTCGAAGCTGACGGAACAGGACGCCGACTCGCCGCACATCTCCTCCCGGTCCAGCCTCTCGCTCACGTACAGGTTCCCGGTCTCCCCGCTCAACGCGAAGTATTGCTGCTCCGTGCTGAGCCGCAGTTTGCGTGCCGGCAGGTCcgctgggctcagccccaggTCCCGCGCCAGCGGCCCCACCAGCGagcctctgcccagctcctcgGGGATGGCGTAGCGGATCCGCTCCGGCGCCGCCCGGCAGcacaagcacagcagcaaagcGGGCAGCAGCACTCGCCCGGACGCTCGCCGGCGGCTCGGCCTCTGCCTGCTCGCCATTCTCGGCAGCGCTCGCCGCGGTCCTCCTTCctgccgctgccctccctccctccctgccttccttccagccGCTCTCCGCAGCGAGCGCAGGGGCCGCCGGAGGGCAGCGATCTCGGCGCCGGCTCGGACGCCGCtgctccccgcgccgcgccgcctctCGCCTCTGCTGCCCGTGCCGCTGCTGCTCTGGCCGGCGCCCTGCGAGCGAGCAGCCTGCGGGGGCAGGACTCTGCAGCGGCTGCGGCTCCGGCGCCGCTCCGCGTCGGCCAACAGCGGCACCCGGAGGCGCCGCGGCGCCACTGCAGCTGGCTCACGACCGCGCTCACAAGGGCCCGGGCTTTCCACCGGTGTTTACTGGTTGCATCCAGCTTTGGGGTCTCCTTTTTATTAGAATCAGGAAGCGCAGAAGCACTTGCCTAATGGAACTCCAAACACgtttaaaactaaaatatgctGTCGGGTACTTTTAGGTCATCTCCTTGAGCCGCAATGAATAGTCAGAGGGAAATCTGCATGGCAGAGCAATAAAGAAAGGAACTCAGCTGCCCTTAATAAAATCAAGGTGGAACTGTAAGAGCACGAAACTATATTATAACTAGGGAAGACTTCAAGAGCTTTATAGCACTCTCTCAGGTACTTTCAATTCTGCTTTTATACATGGGACAAATACCAAGAGGGAAATATTTGTCATGGAGTAATCAACAAGCAATCACAAACAGAATGAAGCAAATGTCATTTCAGTCCTGTCATGCTGGGCCTGCAAAGCCTTTCCATCAtccctgaatttctttcttttgctcatgGGTGTCTCTGACTTTTGTCCCACTGTTGATTTTTCTTGTAGGGAGCAAGAACAATTACCGTGAGAAATATACTTCACCCCACAGGTAATGTCTATAGCTCTGTGCTAAGACAGCAGAACAACCTTTATTATTTCGTGTCTGTTTCACAAAAGTTCCTTCTTCTGTGTCTCCATACTTGAGGGGCTGACAAGGGGAAAGTGCAAAGCCACGTCAAGTCTTTCATAGAACCAAACattggtttgggctggaagggacctctaaagatcaTCTATTCCAACCACTCTGCCATAAGCAGGGACATccttcactagatcaggctgctcaaagccccatccaacttgaccttgagCACTTTCAATGGTGAcacacccacaacttctctgagcaacccgttccagtgtctcaccaccctcatcatcaAACATGTCTTCTTTATGTCCGACCTACACCTGCCCTcgttcagtttaaaaccattgcctcttatcctgtcacgacaggccctggtaaaaactctctgtctttcttataagttccctttatatattgaaaaggttcaataaggtctccccacacacttctcttctccaggctgaagaacctcaactctctcagccttcttcATAGCAGAGAGGTTCCAGCTCTCTGACCATTTTCAgggtcctcctctggacctacTCTAACAGGTCCATATCTTTCTGGTAGTGTGGGCCCCAGAGCtgcacgcagtactccaggtgagtcGCATGAAAGCCGAGTAGAGGGAGAGAACCACCACACTAGTTGTGATACAGCCCAAGGTATGACTGGATTTCTGGGCAGCAAGAGTTAGAAACATACACAAATGAATGGATCAGGTGCAATAATATTTCTTAGGCCCAACTTATTGAGCAGAAGCAGCATATCATCAGAGCACAATGCACTACAGTCACACCAAGAAGGCAGGTACATTTGCCTGTCTGCTTACCAACAttctgagaagaaacagaaggattcTAAAGCACACGAATTATAAACGGCCAAACTAAAACGGGAGTGGTCATCCAATACAGAATGGGTCATCAACCAATGGTTTAGGGGGAATCTCCTCCCCTCTTTTATCACACACACTGTTCCACAGAGATGCGGCTTCTCCTAAGGTCATGTTTACATCTACTTCACCCAACAATAACAGAACACAAAGATACCCTCACATCTCCTGCCTCTCACACCCACTGTAGCAAGAGCAAGACACACTAGCACACGGCGCATTGCTAAACGAAGCTATGCTGATAGTTACAAGTAAACCTACATACATATGAGTCCaggtaaagaaaaacataaatcagGCAAGCAAGGCAAGGAAGCCTTAGAAGACAAAGTGTTGTCAGAGAAACTCACC is drawn from Mycteria americana isolate JAX WOST 10 ecotype Jacksonville Zoo and Gardens chromosome 8, USCA_MyAme_1.0, whole genome shotgun sequence and contains these coding sequences:
- the LOC142413711 gene encoding protocadherin gamma-B5-like, with amino-acid sequence MASRQRPSRRRASGRVLLPALLLCLCCRAAPERIRYAIPEELGRGSLVGPLARDLGLSPADLPARKLRLSTEQQYFALSGETGNLYVSERLDREEMCGESASCSVSFEALVQNPLNVFHVEVAIQDVNDNSPAFSKAALDLEINEFTSPGARFALEMARDADVGSNSLLTYELTSNPSFTLTVKESAGGSKQPELVLERALDREKQSSFELVLTAADGGDPVRSGTVQIRVNVTDANDNAPVFSKSVYEARVRENLPAGSLVLRVQATDADAGSNGRVSYSFGNVPDGVRALFSVESDSGEVRTAGPLDFEEKSNYRLSLEARDGGGLTGHCEVQIDLTDENDNAPEITMLSVSSPVPEDAPTGTVVALVKARDRDSGENGQVSCELSGEAPLSMVASSGGSYKVVTASALDREQAPEHRVTVVARDRGSPALSSRAALVLEVSDVNDNAPVFEEAAYSAYVAENNAAGAPVLRVRARDADAGANGRVSYWLAGGSAGLAPYVSVEARSGAVYAQRSFDYEQCREFAVAVRAQDGGAPARSSTATVRVFVLDRNDNAPRVLWPAAGAAAGAGAAPAAAAAPAPFEVVPRSAEAGYVVAKVVAVDADAGRNAWLSYELVQAPEPALFRVGLHSGEVRTARAVSERDAAKQRLVVVVKDHGQPALSATATLHVVLAESLQEALPELSERAAGAASPAELQFYLVLALALLSALFLLSVALAVLARVRRAGPPAVLRCLGAQRFSVAGAAFPADFCEGTLPYSYNLCVAPGRAVAEGAWLPPPSPPLPSLPAEELLGGEPCAKRSPSSSVGAGEPPADPDAPQVCKPALSRCFP